A window from Salvelinus sp. IW2-2015 linkage group LG5, ASM291031v2, whole genome shotgun sequence encodes these proteins:
- the b9d2 gene encoding B9 domain-containing protein 2 yields the protein MAELHIIGQIVGASGFPQSSLFCKWGIHTGGAWRLLSGLKEGQTQVDLPQTGDMAYWSHPIDLHYTTKGLQGWPKLHLQVWHQDSFGRCQLYGYGYCHVPSSPGHHHVRCVTWRPLGSWQEQIAQTFVGGGPQLRSPDLVYSGADRYRLHTVAMGTVELELGIIMRHFDRYGVES from the exons ATGGCAGAGTTGCACATTATCGGTCAGATCGTTGGGGCTAGCGGCTTCCCTCAGAGCAGTCTCTTCTGTAAATGGGGAATTCATACAG GAGGTGCATGGAGACTTCTCTCTGGCCTGAAGGAGGGGCAGACCCAGGTGGATTTGCCTCAGACGGGGGATATGGCATACTGGAGTCATCCCATTGATCTGCACTACACCACTAAAGGACTGCAAG GTTGGCCCAAGCTTCACCTGCAGGTTTGGCACCAGGATTCATTTGGGCGCTGTCAGCTGTATGGTTATGGATATTGCCATGTGCCCTCCAGCCCAGGGCACCACCATGTACGCTGTGTGACCTGGAGACCACTGGGATCCTGGCAAGAGCAGATAGCTCAAACCTTTGTGGGTGGCGGTCCCCAGCTGCGCTCCCCAGACCTCGTATACAGTGGGGCGGACAGATATAGGCTGCACACAGTTGCTATGGGCACTGTGGAGCTGGAGCTAGGCATCATCATGCGACACTTTGACAGATATGGTGTAGAGAGCTGA
- the LOC111964258 gene encoding transforming growth factor beta-1 proprotein isoform X1 has translation MRAVCLMLTALLMLEYVCRSDTMSTCKSLDLELVKRKRIEAIRGQIXSKLRLPKEPEIDQEGDTEEVPASLMSIYNSTVELSEEQVHTYIPPNPDAEEEAYFAKEVHKFNMKQSENTSKHQMLFNMSEMRSVLGTDRLLSQAELRLLIKNRGMTDGIEQRLELYRGVGDKARYLKSHFVSKEWANRWVSFDVTQTLNEWLQGAVFVQHFTGEEQGFQLKLPCDCGKTMEEFLFEISGMNKLRGDTETLAMKMPSKPHILLMSXPVERHSQLSSRKKRQTTTEEICSDKSESCCVRRLYIDFRKDLGWKWIHEPTGYFAKYCIGPCTYIWNTENKYSQVLALYKHHNPGASAQPCCVPQVLEPLPIIYYVGRQHKVEQLSNMIVKSCKCS, from the exons ATGAGGGCAGTGTGTTTGATGCTGACTGCCTTATTGATGTTGGAATATGTGTGCCGGAGTGACACCATGTCCACCTGTAAGTCTCTGGACTTGGAGCTGGTGAAGAGGAAACGTATTGAGGCCATCCGTGGACAGATARTGAGCAAGCTGCGGCTGCCCAAGGAGCCAGAGATTGACCAGGAGGGAGACACTGAGGAGGTCCCAGCTTCCCTGATGTCCATCTACAACAGCACAGTGGAGCTGAGTGAGGAGCAGGTGCACACGTACATACCGCCTAATCCGGATGCAGAGGAGGAGGCATACTTTGCAAAGGAGGTCCACAAGTTCAACATGAAACAAA GTGAGAACACCAGTAAGCACCAGATGCTCTTCAACATGTCTGAGATGCGGTCAGTACTGGGGACTGATCGACTGCTCTCTCAAGCTGAGCTCCGTCTCCTCATCAAGAACCGTGGCATGACCGATGGCATTGAGCAGAGGCTGGAACTCTACAGAGGAGTTGGAGATAAGGCACGTTACCTGAAGTCCCATTTTGTCTCCAAGGAATGGGCCAATCGCTGGGTGTCCTTTGATGTTACACAGACTCTGAATGAGTGGCTGCAAGGGGCTG TATTTGTGCAACACTTcacaggagaggagcagggattcCAATTGAAGTTGCCTTGTGATTGTGGGAAAACAATGGAGGAATTCCTCTTCGAAATATCAG GGATGAACAAGCTGAGGGGAGATACAGAAACACTAGCCATGAAAATGCCATCAAAGCCTCACATTTTACTGATGTCAKTTCCTGTGGAACGCCACAGCCAGCTTAGCTCTCGGAAGAAACGACAAACCACTACTGAAGAGATCTGCTCAGA TAAATCGGAGAGTTGCTGTGTGCGAAGACTTTACATTGACTTCCGTAAGGACCTGGGCTGGAAGTGGATCCATGAACCCACGGGCTATTTTGCTAARTACTGCATCGGCCCCTGCACCTATATATGGAACACAGAAAACAAGTATTCCCAG GTACTGGCTCTGTATAAGCACCACAACCCCGGAGCCTCTGCCCAACCCTGCTGTGTTCCACAGGTCTTGGAGCCCCTACCCATTATCTATTATGTGGGGAGACAACACAAG GTGGAGCAGTTGTCCAATATGATTGTTAAGTCCTGCAAGTGTAGCTAG
- the LOC111964258 gene encoding transforming growth factor beta-1 proprotein isoform X2: protein MRAVCLMLTALLMLEYVCRSDTMSTCKSLDLELVKRKRIEAIRGQIXSKLRLPKEPEIDQEGDTEEVPASLMSIYNSTVELSEEQVHTYIPPNPDAEEEAYFAKEVHKFNMKQSENTSKHQMLFNMSEMRSVLGTDRLLSQAELRLLIKNRGMTDGIEQRLELYRGVGDKARYLKSHFVSKEWANRWVSFDVTQTLNEWLQGAGEEQGFQLKLPCDCGKTMEEFLFEISGMNKLRGDTETLAMKMPSKPHILLMSXPVERHSQLSSRKKRQTTTEEICSDKSESCCVRRLYIDFRKDLGWKWIHEPTGYFAKYCIGPCTYIWNTENKYSQVLALYKHHNPGASAQPCCVPQVLEPLPIIYYVGRQHKVEQLSNMIVKSCKCS from the exons ATGAGGGCAGTGTGTTTGATGCTGACTGCCTTATTGATGTTGGAATATGTGTGCCGGAGTGACACCATGTCCACCTGTAAGTCTCTGGACTTGGAGCTGGTGAAGAGGAAACGTATTGAGGCCATCCGTGGACAGATARTGAGCAAGCTGCGGCTGCCCAAGGAGCCAGAGATTGACCAGGAGGGAGACACTGAGGAGGTCCCAGCTTCCCTGATGTCCATCTACAACAGCACAGTGGAGCTGAGTGAGGAGCAGGTGCACACGTACATACCGCCTAATCCGGATGCAGAGGAGGAGGCATACTTTGCAAAGGAGGTCCACAAGTTCAACATGAAACAAA GTGAGAACACCAGTAAGCACCAGATGCTCTTCAACATGTCTGAGATGCGGTCAGTACTGGGGACTGATCGACTGCTCTCTCAAGCTGAGCTCCGTCTCCTCATCAAGAACCGTGGCATGACCGATGGCATTGAGCAGAGGCTGGAACTCTACAGAGGAGTTGGAGATAAGGCACGTTACCTGAAGTCCCATTTTGTCTCCAAGGAATGGGCCAATCGCTGGGTGTCCTTTGATGTTACACAGACTCTGAATGAGTGGCTGCAAGGGGCTG gagaggagcagggattcCAATTGAAGTTGCCTTGTGATTGTGGGAAAACAATGGAGGAATTCCTCTTCGAAATATCAG GGATGAACAAGCTGAGGGGAGATACAGAAACACTAGCCATGAAAATGCCATCAAAGCCTCACATTTTACTGATGTCAKTTCCTGTGGAACGCCACAGCCAGCTTAGCTCTCGGAAGAAACGACAAACCACTACTGAAGAGATCTGCTCAGA TAAATCGGAGAGTTGCTGTGTGCGAAGACTTTACATTGACTTCCGTAAGGACCTGGGCTGGAAGTGGATCCATGAACCCACGGGCTATTTTGCTAARTACTGCATCGGCCCCTGCACCTATATATGGAACACAGAAAACAAGTATTCCCAG GTACTGGCTCTGTATAAGCACCACAACCCCGGAGCCTCTGCCCAACCCTGCTGTGTTCCACAGGTCTTGGAGCCCCTACCCATTATCTATTATGTGGGGAGACAACACAAG GTGGAGCAGTTGTCCAATATGATTGTTAAGTCCTGCAAGTGTAGCTAG